A stretch of the Bordetella genomosp. 8 genome encodes the following:
- a CDS encoding lipopolysaccharide biosynthesis protein, with translation MRVLVKKYISGNASFWGLMEYGLGPLVALAATPILLRQLGTVGFGQFAMIMALAGFGNVANLGAAVTGTKLVSERLHEPGGAMRGASVSFALVGCALVFVMAVALLAWGGVSWLWPHATFGGIAVSTLALPAMIVYLSQQFDQLFTGCLKGREAFATTALCEVGGRLAAYTVTCTVAVITQSPTMAAMTQAGGLLATGLIKMHLFARHDGHYVVRPLMDRGAMGAAFRFSRWSWLNSLSAVAFGSVDRILVGSLLGPATLAIYTVGAQIGQMIHTASVAVFQKTMPRISHLAAGADSVRAVYREVRRLMAVNLTLSVLGTAVALAISAPVLSLMLGHAYTPGHLLTFRLLIVAAGLLSLNVVAHFSLLGLGNSRAVAVLNGLAGLSMVCVLFMLVAPVGESAAGWARIAYSVTTLYGIYLALRQSRPPPLVPHAQRPVTTATR, from the coding sequence ATGCGTGTGCTCGTCAAGAAGTACATCTCCGGAAACGCTTCGTTCTGGGGGCTGATGGAATATGGGCTGGGACCGCTGGTCGCGCTGGCGGCCACGCCCATACTCCTGCGCCAGCTCGGCACGGTGGGCTTCGGCCAGTTCGCCATGATCATGGCGCTGGCCGGCTTCGGCAACGTCGCCAACCTGGGCGCCGCGGTCACCGGCACCAAGCTGGTGTCCGAGCGCCTGCACGAGCCGGGAGGCGCCATGCGCGGCGCCAGCGTGAGCTTCGCCCTGGTGGGCTGTGCGCTGGTTTTCGTGATGGCGGTCGCCCTGCTGGCCTGGGGAGGCGTGTCCTGGCTGTGGCCGCACGCGACGTTCGGCGGCATCGCCGTATCGACGCTGGCGCTCCCGGCGATGATCGTCTACCTGAGCCAGCAATTCGACCAGTTGTTCACCGGCTGCCTGAAAGGACGCGAGGCTTTCGCCACCACCGCGCTGTGCGAGGTCGGCGGCCGCCTCGCGGCCTACACCGTCACCTGCACGGTGGCGGTGATCACCCAGTCGCCCACCATGGCCGCCATGACGCAGGCGGGCGGCCTGCTGGCGACCGGACTGATCAAGATGCACCTGTTCGCGCGGCACGACGGACACTACGTGGTGCGTCCGCTGATGGACCGTGGCGCCATGGGCGCGGCCTTCCGGTTTTCGCGGTGGTCCTGGCTGAACAGCCTGAGCGCCGTGGCCTTCGGCTCGGTGGACCGCATCCTGGTGGGATCGTTGCTGGGTCCCGCGACGCTGGCGATCTATACGGTGGGCGCGCAGATCGGCCAGATGATCCATACCGCGTCCGTCGCCGTGTTCCAGAAGACCATGCCGCGCATCAGCCACCTGGCCGCGGGCGCCGACAGCGTGCGCGCCGTGTACCGGGAAGTGCGCCGGCTGATGGCGGTCAACCTGACGCTGTCCGTCCTGGGCACCGCGGTCGCCCTGGCCATCAGCGCGCCCGTGCTCTCCCTGATGCTGGGCCATGCCTATACGCCGGGCCACCTGCTGACCTTCCGGCTGCTGATCGTCGCCGCCGGCCTGCTGTCGCTGAACGTCGTGGCGCACTTTTCCCTGTTGGGATTGGGTAATAGCCGCGCGGTGGCCGTGCTGAACGGGCTGGCCGGCCTGAGCATGGTCTGCGTGCTGTTCATGCTGGTGGCGCCGGTGGGCGAAAGCGCCGCGGGTTGGGCTCGCATCGCCTATTCGGTCACGACGCTGTACGGCATCTACCTGGCCCTGCGCCAGTCGCGGCCGCCGCCACTGGTGCCGCACGCGCAACGGCCGGTCACCACCGCAACACGATAA
- a CDS encoding glucosamine inositolphosphorylceramide transferase family protein encodes MDKKTVALLVSATNQAGWIHEIAQWLAREEDFRVAALIVAWDDTPSAERSLPWTRDPLGTVARLESRMLETRHRAQLATSDLSASLPPGTPVLDLAITRGPGGRIAADAEQLRALMALHLDVILVLGAPAVRGELASLPAAGVWMPVHSELKDQQDVAHAGFWEVYQRADHTTVKLWRLGATEQADELIDARSFNTEVFWLKNRARALSLGNLMIFDTLQAMAQPERRKESSSSLQIHTAMTRPQPVQRDGMAYLARQAWLASSMVLRRAMKRNVRWRIGMCPTGREEVVTSEAAVMEPPKDRFFADPFVYTRNGQPFIFFEDYYFRERKGKISVATYIDGAFRFLGVVLDLPYHLSFPYIFEYGGATYMVPETCGNRTIELWKCTEFPLKWELHCTLMNNISAVDTIVFPYGGRWWLFTNIDRTDGLSHCDELFAFHADRPDTDNWQPHALNPIVRSPVKARNAGMIMAQDGSVVRCAQSQGFQHYGKGVSLNRIEELTPRTYREADGPVHYPNFLRKPFASMHHWHHHGGHTVFDFAFME; translated from the coding sequence ATGGACAAGAAGACCGTTGCGTTGCTTGTGAGTGCCACGAACCAGGCGGGGTGGATACATGAAATCGCCCAGTGGCTCGCGCGCGAGGAGGATTTTCGTGTTGCCGCGCTGATCGTCGCATGGGACGACACCCCATCGGCGGAGCGCAGCCTGCCCTGGACGCGCGACCCGTTGGGCACCGTCGCCCGGCTGGAGTCCCGCATGCTGGAGACGCGCCATCGCGCGCAACTGGCGACCAGCGACCTGAGCGCTTCGCTGCCGCCCGGCACGCCGGTGCTGGACCTGGCCATCACGCGCGGCCCTGGCGGCCGTATCGCCGCCGACGCCGAGCAGCTGCGCGCGCTGATGGCGTTGCACCTGGACGTGATCCTGGTGCTGGGCGCGCCGGCGGTGCGGGGCGAGCTGGCTTCGCTGCCGGCTGCCGGCGTATGGATGCCGGTGCATTCCGAACTGAAGGATCAGCAGGATGTGGCGCATGCCGGCTTCTGGGAGGTCTACCAGCGCGCCGATCACACCACCGTCAAGTTGTGGCGCCTGGGCGCCACGGAGCAGGCCGACGAGTTGATCGACGCCCGCAGCTTCAATACGGAAGTGTTCTGGCTGAAGAACCGCGCGCGCGCCTTGAGTCTCGGCAACCTGATGATCTTCGATACGCTGCAGGCCATGGCGCAACCGGAACGCCGCAAGGAATCATCGTCGTCGCTGCAGATCCACACCGCCATGACGCGGCCCCAGCCCGTCCAGCGCGATGGCATGGCCTACCTGGCGCGGCAGGCCTGGCTGGCTTCCAGCATGGTCCTGCGGCGGGCGATGAAGCGCAATGTTCGCTGGCGCATCGGCATGTGTCCCACCGGCCGCGAAGAAGTCGTGACGTCGGAGGCCGCCGTCATGGAGCCGCCGAAAGACCGTTTCTTCGCCGATCCTTTCGTCTACACCCGCAACGGGCAGCCCTTTATTTTCTTCGAGGATTACTACTTCCGCGAACGTAAAGGGAAGATATCCGTGGCGACGTATATCGATGGCGCCTTCCGCTTCCTGGGGGTCGTGCTGGACCTGCCGTACCACCTGAGCTTTCCCTACATTTTCGAATACGGCGGCGCGACCTATATGGTCCCGGAAACCTGCGGTAACCGTACCATCGAACTGTGGAAATGCACCGAATTCCCGCTGAAATGGGAACTGCATTGCACGTTGATGAATAATATTTCCGCTGTGGACACCATCGTTTTCCCTTACGGCGGGCGCTGGTGGCTGTTCACGAATATCGACCGCACCGACGGCTTGAGCCACTGCGACGAGCTTTTCGCCTTCCACGCGGACCGTCCGGATACGGACAACTGGCAGCCGCACGCGCTGAATCCCATCGTGCGCAGCCCCGTGAAGGCGCGCAACGCCGGCATGATCATGGCGCAGGACGGCAGCGTGGTGCGATGTGCCCAGTCTCAGGGTTTCCAGCACTACGGCAAGGGCGTATCGCTCAACCGTATTGAGGAGCTGACCCCGCGCACCTATCGCGAGGCCGACGGCCCGGTCCATTACCCCAATTTCCTGCGCAAGCCATTCGCGTCGATGCACCACTGGCACCACCATGGCGGGCATACCGTGTTCGACTTTGCATTTATGGAATAA
- a CDS encoding glycosyltransferase WbuB, whose product MKIVLYGINFAPELTGTGKYTGEMAAWLAARGHDVTAITAPPYYPQWKVQPGYRAGRYATQEWQGVKVMRAPLWVPPKPGGVKRLLHLATFALSSLPLLLACGARRPDVILVVEPPLFCAPAAAAMARLCGARAWLHIQDYEVDAAFELGLLKGRALKRMVAGMERWLMRRFDRVSTISTRMLALARRKGVDESRLVLFPNWIDVAAARDGRDAFDYRGLLGIGHDDIVAVYSGNMGGKQGLETLADLARILRRRPDIHFIFCGEGHQREDLQRRCADLANVHFLPLQPAERLPALLATADMHLLPQRAGAADLVMPSKLTGMLASGRPVICGTAAGTELAHVVSLCGIIVQPENAPAMARAVLRLAASPTRRDALGRAALEYARTQLHTDTVLEKLEQQLQALVAPNAAALKTR is encoded by the coding sequence ATGAAGATCGTCCTGTACGGCATCAACTTCGCGCCCGAGCTCACCGGCACCGGCAAATACACCGGTGAAATGGCCGCCTGGCTGGCGGCGCGCGGGCATGACGTGACGGCGATCACCGCGCCGCCCTACTACCCGCAGTGGAAGGTCCAGCCCGGCTATCGGGCGGGGCGCTATGCGACGCAGGAGTGGCAAGGTGTAAAGGTGATGCGCGCACCGCTCTGGGTGCCGCCCAAGCCCGGCGGCGTCAAGCGGCTGCTGCACCTCGCCACGTTCGCCCTATCCAGCCTGCCACTGCTGCTGGCCTGCGGCGCGCGCCGTCCGGACGTGATACTCGTGGTCGAGCCGCCGCTCTTCTGCGCGCCCGCTGCCGCCGCCATGGCACGCCTGTGCGGCGCGCGTGCCTGGCTGCACATACAGGACTACGAAGTGGATGCCGCCTTCGAGCTCGGCCTGTTGAAGGGGCGCGCATTAAAGCGCATGGTCGCCGGCATGGAGCGCTGGCTGATGCGCCGCTTCGACCGGGTATCGACCATTTCCACCCGCATGCTGGCCCTGGCCCGCCGCAAGGGTGTCGACGAATCGCGCCTGGTGCTCTTCCCCAATTGGATCGACGTCGCCGCGGCGCGCGACGGCCGCGATGCCTTCGACTACCGCGGCCTGCTGGGCATCGGCCACGACGATATCGTGGCCGTCTATTCCGGCAACATGGGCGGCAAGCAGGGCCTGGAAACGCTGGCCGACCTGGCGCGCATACTGCGGCGCCGCCCGGATATCCATTTCATCTTCTGCGGCGAAGGACACCAGCGCGAGGACCTGCAGCGACGCTGCGCGGACCTGGCCAACGTCCACTTCCTGCCCCTGCAGCCCGCGGAACGCCTGCCCGCGCTGCTCGCGACCGCCGACATGCATTTGCTGCCGCAGCGCGCGGGAGCCGCCGACCTGGTCATGCCGTCCAAGCTGACCGGCATGCTGGCCAGCGGCCGGCCCGTCATCTGCGGCACGGCGGCTGGCACTGAGCTGGCCCACGTCGTGTCCTTGTGCGGCATCATCGTGCAGCCCGAGAACGCGCCGGCCATGGCGCGCGCGGTGCTGCGCCTGGCCGCCTCGCCCACCCGGCGCGACGCGCTGGGCCGCGCCGCGCTCGAGTACGCGCGCACGCAGCTCCATACCGATACGGTGCTGGAGAAGCTGGAACAACAGCTGCAAGCGCTGGTCGCGCCCAATGCGGCCGCGTTGAAGACGCGCTGA
- a CDS encoding glycosyltransferase family 2 protein: MRKRHLKSTRALVDFVSRLQIPPPPQDADSLPKVTVVTPSYNQARFLERTILSVLNQGYPNLEYIIMDGGSTDGSVDIIRKYEPYLTYWESKKDRGQSHAINKGFAMATGDYVGWQNSDDLYCAGALVKLGRAAAKRRPPIVNGHLYIADADNRIFRQVFYTPLTRSKLTIIKASIPNQVALFRRDCLERHGLLKEEMRYCMDLELWSRLLHDGPNVLVPSAMGVYTAHEETKTALLQDVLESEREQIIGDIRATERGIGPLFGLSCRAAKVAAHARQGDLDYLFDKLLHKVAGRDDWNAH; this comes from the coding sequence ATGCGCAAGCGCCATTTGAAATCCACCCGGGCCCTGGTCGACTTCGTCAGCCGGCTGCAGATCCCGCCGCCGCCGCAAGACGCCGACAGCCTGCCTAAGGTCACGGTGGTCACGCCGTCGTACAACCAGGCCCGCTTCCTGGAGCGCACCATCCTGTCCGTGCTCAACCAGGGCTATCCCAACCTGGAATACATCATCATGGACGGCGGCTCCACCGATGGCAGCGTGGACATCATCCGCAAGTACGAACCGTACCTGACCTACTGGGAAAGCAAGAAGGACCGCGGCCAGTCGCATGCCATCAACAAGGGCTTCGCCATGGCCACCGGCGACTATGTCGGCTGGCAGAACTCCGACGACCTGTATTGCGCCGGCGCCCTGGTCAAGCTGGGCCGGGCCGCCGCCAAGCGGCGCCCGCCCATCGTCAACGGCCATCTGTACATCGCCGACGCCGACAACCGCATCTTCCGCCAGGTCTTCTACACCCCGCTGACGCGCTCCAAGCTGACCATCATCAAGGCGTCCATTCCCAACCAGGTGGCGCTGTTCCGCCGCGACTGCCTGGAGCGGCACGGCCTGCTGAAGGAAGAAATGCGTTATTGCATGGACCTGGAGCTGTGGAGCCGCCTGCTGCACGACGGCCCGAACGTCCTGGTGCCTTCGGCCATGGGCGTCTACACCGCCCATGAGGAAACCAAGACCGCGCTGCTGCAGGACGTGCTGGAAAGCGAACGCGAGCAGATCATCGGCGATATCCGCGCCACCGAACGCGGCATCGGCCCGCTGTTCGGCCTGTCCTGCCGTGCCGCCAAGGTGGCGGCGCACGCGCGGCAAGGCGACCTGGACTATCTGTTCGACAAGCTGCTGCACAAAGTGGCCGGTCGCGACGACTGGAACGCGCACTAG
- a CDS encoding glycosyltransferase yields MVDILFVVPDLHRGGVGRCVHFMLEELPKHGLSTSLFCMREIEHEFTPSKANVTRGVARKLGNRAMQLSAPWSLLKLMSTIRREQPAVVCSHGLICNILVAAARLFMPGSFRTVAFEHNSPSAHYRSTSLGALKRALLRVCYGAHDEVVGVSRGVVRDLVAMVPSLKEKCRHIYNGIPLEEVRAQARAPGQALPEDGKLHVVSVGRLVSTKGFQTLIDAACRLDDPDVVFTVIGEGPQRAEFEAQIAARKPGSPVRLVGHVDNPFPMLASADIFLSCSERESFGIVLVEALCLGVPVVATDCPSGPAEILEDGKFGELVPVGDAAAVAHAIQSLAADRPRREHLSDLGPQRAADFSLERHCRNVADLFQPLLRKGGLDRVGART; encoded by the coding sequence ATGGTTGATATCCTATTCGTTGTCCCGGACCTGCATCGCGGTGGCGTGGGCCGATGCGTCCACTTCATGCTGGAAGAACTGCCCAAGCACGGGCTCAGCACTTCCCTGTTCTGCATGCGCGAAATCGAGCATGAGTTCACGCCCAGCAAGGCCAATGTGACCCGCGGCGTCGCCCGCAAGCTGGGCAACCGCGCGATGCAGTTGTCCGCCCCCTGGAGCCTGCTCAAGCTGATGTCGACGATCCGCCGCGAACAACCCGCCGTGGTGTGCTCGCACGGATTGATCTGCAACATCCTGGTGGCCGCCGCGCGCCTGTTCATGCCCGGCAGCTTCCGCACGGTCGCCTTCGAGCACAACAGTCCCTCGGCGCACTACCGCTCCACCAGCCTGGGCGCGCTCAAGCGCGCCCTGCTGCGCGTCTGCTACGGGGCTCATGACGAAGTCGTCGGCGTATCGCGCGGCGTGGTGCGGGACCTGGTCGCCATGGTGCCGTCCCTGAAGGAGAAGTGCCGGCATATCTACAACGGCATTCCGCTGGAAGAAGTGCGCGCGCAGGCCCGTGCGCCGGGCCAGGCGTTGCCGGAGGACGGCAAGCTGCACGTGGTGTCCGTCGGCCGCCTGGTCAGTACCAAGGGCTTCCAGACCCTGATCGACGCCGCCTGCCGCCTGGACGATCCGGACGTGGTCTTCACCGTCATCGGGGAAGGCCCGCAACGCGCCGAGTTCGAAGCCCAGATCGCCGCGCGCAAGCCCGGCAGCCCGGTCAGGCTGGTCGGCCACGTGGACAATCCCTTCCCCATGCTGGCCAGCGCCGACATCTTCCTGTCGTGTTCCGAGCGCGAAAGCTTCGGCATCGTCCTGGTCGAAGCGCTGTGCCTGGGCGTGCCGGTGGTGGCCACCGATTGCCCATCCGGCCCCGCCGAGATCCTGGAAGACGGCAAGTTCGGCGAGCTGGTCCCGGTGGGCGACGCGGCTGCCGTGGCCCACGCCATCCAGTCGCTCGCCGCCGACCGCCCGCGCCGCGAACATCTTTCCGACCTCGGTCCCCAGCGGGCCGCGGACTTTTCCCTGGAACGCCATTGCCGCAATGTGGCCGACCTCTTCCAGCCCCTGCTGCGCAAAGGTGGCTTGGACCGCGTAGGAGCACGCACATGA
- a CDS encoding glycosyltransferase family 2 protein, producing the protein MNRVPVSVIVMTKNEERNIEKCLRALADFDEVFVVDSHSTDRTVELATGLGAHVVQFQWNKRYPKKKQWCLDNLPFKHDVVLYVDADEVMSPELAREIDACLPRFAQGAGGAFVGFNYVFCGKQLNYGHRVYKLILLSRTRSRFLDYNDLDVANMWEVEGHYQPQVTGPVFLLKGRMAHHDHDGLYHYFDKHNKYSDWEANLRVKGLLNDPREANVGMRSLMKRIFAAMPFKAVAAFVHCYILRLGFLDGKAGLDYAVARSMYYWQIGIKSRELRAAMATASPTADAEADALRGGTH; encoded by the coding sequence ATGAACCGCGTACCGGTATCCGTCATCGTCATGACCAAGAACGAGGAACGGAACATCGAAAAGTGCCTGAGGGCGCTGGCCGATTTCGACGAAGTGTTCGTGGTCGATTCCCACAGCACGGATCGCACCGTCGAACTCGCCACCGGCCTCGGCGCCCATGTGGTGCAGTTCCAATGGAACAAGCGCTATCCCAAGAAGAAGCAATGGTGCCTGGACAACCTGCCCTTCAAGCATGACGTGGTTCTGTACGTCGACGCCGACGAAGTGATGAGTCCCGAGCTGGCGCGCGAAATCGACGCCTGCCTGCCACGCTTCGCCCAGGGCGCCGGCGGCGCTTTCGTAGGCTTCAACTACGTATTCTGCGGCAAGCAGCTGAACTACGGCCATCGGGTCTACAAACTGATCCTGCTGTCGCGGACGCGCTCGCGCTTCCTGGACTACAACGACCTGGACGTGGCGAATATGTGGGAAGTGGAAGGCCACTACCAGCCGCAGGTGACCGGCCCGGTGTTCCTGCTCAAGGGCCGCATGGCGCATCACGACCACGATGGCCTGTACCACTACTTCGACAAGCACAACAAGTATTCCGACTGGGAAGCCAACCTGCGCGTCAAGGGCCTGCTGAACGACCCGCGCGAGGCCAACGTCGGCATGCGTTCCCTGATGAAGCGGATCTTCGCGGCCATGCCCTTCAAGGCCGTCGCCGCCTTCGTGCATTGCTACATCCTGCGCCTGGGTTTCCTGGACGGCAAGGCCGGGCTGGACTACGCCGTGGCACGGTCCATGTACTACTGGCAGATCGGCATCAAGTCGCGCGAACTGCGCGCCGCGATGGCCACCGCCTCACCCACCGCCGACGCGGAAGCAGACGCCCTGCGTGGCGGTACCCACTAG
- a CDS encoding putative colanic acid biosynthesis acetyltransferase: MDTFQRLNQFQMPAGFRGRNALYVQLWWMVQSTAFRYSPQFAYGFRRFLLRLFGAQVGHKVLVRASAKITYPWKVRIGDYSWIGDDVVLYSLADIDIGNHAVVSQRGYLCAGDHDAALPEFPIRGRPIVIEDGAWIATDVFIAPGVTIHRNAVVGARSSVFKDMPSDMVCHGTPCRPVRPRVRTLP, from the coding sequence ATGGATACTTTCCAGAGACTCAACCAATTCCAGATGCCGGCCGGCTTCCGCGGCAGGAACGCCCTGTACGTGCAACTGTGGTGGATGGTGCAAAGCACCGCGTTCCGCTATTCGCCACAGTTCGCCTACGGCTTCCGCCGCTTCCTGTTGCGCCTGTTCGGCGCGCAGGTGGGACACAAGGTGCTGGTGCGTGCCAGCGCCAAGATCACCTACCCCTGGAAGGTGCGCATCGGCGATTACTCCTGGATCGGCGACGACGTCGTGCTCTACAGCCTGGCCGACATCGATATCGGCAACCATGCGGTCGTTTCGCAGCGCGGCTATCTCTGTGCCGGCGACCATGACGCCGCCCTGCCGGAGTTTCCGATCCGCGGCAGGCCCATCGTCATCGAGGACGGCGCCTGGATCGCGACGGACGTGTTCATCGCGCCGGGCGTCACCATCCACCGCAATGCCGTGGTGGGCGCGCGCAGCTCCGTCTTCAAGGATATGCCGTCCGACATGGTCTGCCACGGCACGCCTTGCCGCCCGGTACGTCCACGCGTCCGGACACTCCCATGA
- a CDS encoding O-antigen ligase family protein: MRHVQRHYSTVPLLCAFLFTSLAMSNEALVIAVGGFKLSLFDLIFVAILAVKFFRLADPDAYRLPSPPITALMGLNLLAWGYLIYMAPPPPGIELSDTLRDMRIVVYFLITPYLCYKDIDGPAAYRKLQWAIVAAGLAVAAQMIIKVAIGFSTVDPVRDVNLGIWGIPMAITSILYFREVLGLKSRTAYFLIMFMFMALVFSLNRSQYLQLAITVGIAVVLGGKVGALKRVTVIFAPAIVAGLVVFYAIGYLDVLASRVLTVEALDDDSSYGARVQEYEGQMGQFREKPFFGHGAGYRFWVMGEDGFELGTFAHNSWAFYLMKFGLVGTIIIMGPPLLLLILSLTRRNGNVGLDMHRRYLIACVPIYVFIDSLSGGLAYAPKTALTGFLLTYCLSLLRNYRAPQPPFEAAAARPVAPVRPVPPAWPPQGDPRPIVTGQSPGKTAYPRLPHHG; the protein is encoded by the coding sequence ATGCGCCACGTCCAAAGGCATTATTCGACCGTCCCGCTGCTGTGCGCCTTCCTGTTCACTTCGCTTGCGATGAGCAACGAGGCGCTGGTGATCGCGGTGGGCGGATTCAAGCTGTCGCTGTTCGACCTGATCTTCGTCGCCATACTGGCGGTCAAGTTCTTCAGGCTGGCCGACCCCGATGCCTACCGCCTGCCCTCGCCGCCCATCACCGCGCTGATGGGCCTGAACCTGCTGGCCTGGGGCTACCTGATCTACATGGCGCCGCCCCCGCCGGGCATCGAGCTGAGCGACACCCTGCGGGACATGCGCATCGTCGTGTACTTCCTGATCACGCCCTACCTTTGCTACAAGGACATCGACGGACCGGCGGCCTACCGCAAGCTGCAATGGGCCATCGTGGCGGCGGGCCTGGCGGTCGCGGCGCAAATGATCATCAAGGTGGCGATCGGCTTCAGCACGGTGGATCCCGTGCGCGACGTGAACCTGGGGATCTGGGGGATACCGATGGCGATCACCTCCATCCTGTACTTCCGCGAAGTACTGGGGTTGAAATCGCGCACGGCCTATTTCCTGATCATGTTCATGTTCATGGCCCTGGTGTTCTCGCTGAACCGCAGCCAGTACCTGCAACTGGCGATCACGGTTGGCATCGCCGTGGTGCTGGGCGGCAAGGTCGGCGCCCTCAAGCGCGTCACGGTGATCTTCGCGCCGGCCATCGTCGCGGGCCTGGTGGTGTTCTATGCCATCGGCTACCTGGACGTGCTGGCCAGCCGCGTGCTGACCGTCGAAGCGCTGGACGACGATTCCAGCTACGGCGCGCGCGTGCAGGAGTACGAAGGCCAGATGGGCCAGTTCCGCGAGAAGCCCTTCTTCGGCCACGGCGCGGGCTATCGCTTCTGGGTCATGGGCGAAGACGGATTCGAGCTGGGCACCTTCGCCCACAACTCCTGGGCCTTCTACCTGATGAAGTTCGGCCTGGTCGGCACGATCATCATCATGGGTCCGCCATTGCTGCTCCTGATCCTGTCGCTGACCAGGCGCAACGGCAATGTCGGACTGGACATGCATCGCCGCTACCTGATCGCCTGCGTGCCTATCTACGTGTTCATCGACTCGCTCTCGGGCGGCCTGGCCTACGCGCCCAAGACCGCCTTGACCGGTTTCCTGTTGACCTACTGCCTATCCCTGTTGCGCAACTACCGTGCGCCGCAACCTCCCTTCGAGGCGGCAGCGGCACGGCCAGTGGCGCCGGTACGGCCTGTTCCGCCCGCGTGGCCGCCCCAGGGCGATCCGCGTCCGATCGTGACCGGGCAGTCGCCCGGCAAAACCGCCTACCCGAGGTTGCCGCACCATGGTTGA
- a CDS encoding helix-turn-helix transcriptional regulator, with amino-acid sequence MSKMVLIEAHPLLRLGLRQILGKVEGVWEIVGLDLANLDEAAEQNRSAELLIFGLPIETETGWQALADVRRVLAPKRILLLVDNMPMQALSRLPEGSIHGCLMKTASIEVLEAAIRLVMAGGQCFPSGQMGQAPSSVEVSMASTMQHAPAAASMMMSSDVDHGNGPKAMPITAGAQLLKITPRQYEVLVLLSRGYPIKTVSRMLNISVATAKTHACTLYQRLQVKNKGEAVYTALQRGATLDWDAGGANGSSYERNRL; translated from the coding sequence ATGTCGAAAATGGTCTTGATCGAGGCTCATCCACTCTTGAGGTTGGGTCTACGTCAAATTCTGGGCAAGGTCGAAGGCGTGTGGGAAATCGTCGGATTGGATCTGGCGAATCTGGACGAAGCCGCTGAGCAGAACCGCAGTGCCGAATTGCTTATTTTCGGCCTGCCGATCGAAACCGAAACGGGCTGGCAAGCGCTGGCCGATGTGCGTCGGGTGTTGGCGCCCAAGCGCATCCTCCTGCTGGTGGACAACATGCCCATGCAGGCGTTGTCGCGTCTCCCGGAAGGCAGTATCCATGGCTGCCTCATGAAGACGGCCTCGATCGAGGTGCTTGAAGCAGCCATCCGGTTGGTGATGGCTGGTGGCCAATGTTTTCCTAGCGGCCAGATGGGCCAGGCGCCCTCGTCCGTCGAAGTGTCGATGGCGTCGACCATGCAGCATGCTCCGGCGGCGGCCTCGATGATGATGTCCAGCGACGTCGATCATGGCAATGGACCGAAGGCGATGCCGATCACCGCGGGCGCGCAATTGTTGAAGATCACGCCGCGGCAATACGAAGTGCTGGTGCTGTTGTCGCGTGGCTATCCGATCAAGACGGTAAGCCGCATGCTCAATATTTCCGTGGCGACTGCGAAGACCCATGCCTGCACGCTGTACCAGCGGCTGCAGGTGAAAAACAAAGGGGAGGCGGTATATACAGCCTTGCAACGTGGCGCGACGCTGGATTGGGATGCTGGCGGCGCCAATGGATCCAGCTATGAGCGCAACCGGCTCTAG
- a CDS encoding helix-turn-helix transcriptional regulator translates to MTTVLIEEYAILRIAIQHILETARSPESVMAMAPIKLNELSLSAVRPVELLVLGVTGMTENDLHMLSASMTLLAPRHTLVLHDTLDPRFLLEAARAGACGLLPKSSTPEAITAAVHLVLAGGQCFPRTIVEATQATPHVPGRGHTAIRMLTPRQEEILRLLAKGRTMREISREIGISVATVKSHARTLYWKLNARNQAEAAYIAVQEGLLRDDPPAPSITHENGDAPPG, encoded by the coding sequence ATGACTACCGTCCTGATCGAGGAATATGCCATTCTGCGCATCGCTATCCAACACATACTGGAAACGGCGCGCAGTCCAGAAAGCGTCATGGCAATGGCGCCCATCAAATTGAATGAGTTATCGCTGTCCGCCGTCAGACCGGTCGAATTGCTGGTATTGGGCGTGACGGGGATGACCGAAAACGATCTACATATGTTGTCGGCGTCGATGACGCTGCTGGCGCCACGCCATACGCTGGTGCTGCACGATACGCTGGATCCGCGTTTCCTGCTGGAAGCGGCGCGCGCGGGGGCCTGCGGGCTGCTGCCCAAGTCGTCGACACCCGAGGCGATTACAGCGGCGGTGCATCTGGTGCTGGCCGGTGGACAGTGCTTTCCGCGGACCATCGTCGAAGCGACGCAAGCCACGCCGCATGTGCCGGGGCGTGGGCATACGGCGATACGCATGCTGACACCGCGGCAGGAGGAGATCCTGCGCCTGCTTGCGAAAGGCCGCACCATGCGCGAAATCAGCCGCGAGATCGGGATATCCGTGGCGACGGTCAAAAGCCACGCGCGGACCCTGTATTGGAAGCTGAACGCGCGGAACCAGGCCGAGGCGGCCTATATCGCGGTACAGGAGGGTTTGCTGCGGGACGATCCGCCCGCGCCTTCCATCACGCATGAAAATGGTGATGCGCCGCCCGGGTAG